From the Primulina tabacum isolate GXHZ01 chromosome 3, ASM2559414v2, whole genome shotgun sequence genome, one window contains:
- the LOC142539846 gene encoding glycine-rich RNA-binding protein-like, with product MAAADVEFRCFVGGLAWATTDQSLEQAFSQFGDVIESKVVNDRETGRSRGFGFVTFKDEQSMRDAIEGMNGQDLDGRNITVNEAQSRGSGGGGGGGGGGFRSGGYNRREGGGYGGGGGGGYSGSRDRGYGGGGRGGGGYGGDRGYSRGGDSDGNWRN from the exons ATGGCAGCCGCAGATGTAGAATTCAGGTGTTTTGTAGGTGGTCTTGCGTGGGCAACCACCGATCAATCCCTTGAGCAAGCCTTTTCCCAGTTCGGAGATGTCATCGAATCGAAG GTTGTAAACGATCGCGAGACTGGGAGGTCCAGGGGTTTCGGATTCGTTACTTTCAAGGATGAGCAGTCGATGAGGGACGCTATAGAGGGAATGAACGGCCAAGATCTCGACGGCCGTAACATCACTGTGAACGAGGCTCAGTCCCGTGGTAGCGGTGGCGGcggcggtggtggaggaggagggTTCCGCAGCGGCGGATATAACCGTCGTGAAGGCGGCGGCTACGGAGGTGGCGGCGGCGGAGGCTATAGTGGTAGTCGTGATCGTGGTTATGGTGGAGGTGGCCGCGGAGGCGGAGGATACGGCGGAGATCGTGGATACTCGAGGGGCGGTGACTCCGATGGTAACTGGAGGAATTAG
- the LOC142538921 gene encoding transcription factor RADIALIS-like, with product MASSSMSSRSRNWTAKENKAFEQALAVYDKDTDDRWENVAKAVPGRTAEEVKRHYEILVEDVKSIESGRVPFPNYRTTRESGSTKNDEQRMKNLKPQ from the exons ATGGCATCGAGCTCCATGTCTAGTCGATCGAGAAATTGGACAGCGAAGGAAAACAAGGCGTTCGAGCAGGCATTAGCAGTGTACGACAAGGACACTGATGATCGTTGGGAGAACGTGGCTAAGGCAGTGCCTGGACGAACCGCTGAAGAAGTGAAGAGACATTATGAGATTCTTGTGGAAGATGTGAAGAGTATCGAGAGTGGGAGAGTACCATTCCCTAATTACAGAACAACTCGGGAAAGTGGTAGCACGAAGAACGATGAGCAAAG GATGAAAAATCTGAAGCCTCAGTGA
- the LOC142538919 gene encoding uncharacterized protein LOC142538919 — MATGEIPNEKLPSSAAPTQAMTSCRRKKKDDATFLEDVRDHIDEFIHASMDEHKTCFQKTIKKMFSMSKVVAERSSETKEVESSLPLQTTLAE, encoded by the exons ATGGCAACTGGAGAAATCCCAAATGAGAAGTTACCATCCTCCGCAGCTCCAACCCAGGCTATGACCTCATGTCGGAGGAAGAAGAAAGATGATGCAACTTTCCTAGAAGATGTGAGAGACCATATTGATGAATTTATTCATGCTTCTATGGATGAACATAAGACTTGCTTTCAGAAGACAATCAAGAAG ATGTTTAGCATGTCAAAagttgttgcagaaaggagttCTGAGACCAAGGAAGTGGAAAGTTCTCTGCCTCTTCAAACAACATTGGCTGAGTAA